The DNA sequence tcaaaaataaatctgaattaattagttaattaatttcagttaatttttaattgattaattggtcaattggtcaattaattcaaaaattatttgattaattgatttaattaattattaattgattttaattaattatttaattagatttaattatttaaaaatgatgtaaaaattccgaaaaatagttttgagctttaaaatattattctaaattattttcagggctcgataattattataaaattgtttcgaagccagaattggctaatcgaaccctgtttatttacccgaaattgatccaacgacccgttttaattctggaaaatgttttaaaaatcattttaaataaccaaaagcttatttatgacccgagacttctttataaatgatatatcattgattacatgatgtattatgtgctatacgtgacttgctgattgactatcggtctatatattcggtgtttacttgattattacgtaaccttcaatccgttaatcggatttgggtgaaacgaagggtagatagaagtatgtgttgaatagaatcgtatgagttgattattgatagatgcttatgatatgtgagcagaagaggcaagacgtaggaaagggaaacaggtagttgagaagtaagacggttgagattggaagcgagtgcaggatagtaagctaataccaggcaagtgttctgaactttctcgagatattatagtacttgatagttttgttgatcttgcaagtgctttgaagcacagaaacctaaaccctgattctagttttgatcttgagccatgaaccttattctttctaagccattgattattgcatacccaaatatgaacctcaaatatatgatactactccacaaatacatacaaactaaataccgaacactgaatcgaattacccacacactaaaaccattgcatcctatgctttggaaggcaaaatccttgaaaccttgaaatactgattcctttgttattcaattctttcattacccaacaactAAGCCTTGAAGCTGCCATATTGATTCTCATGAatcctgaaaccatttcattatggagcatccaatgttgttaatgattctgtttattgctattattgcttattctgttattatgttagaattggattgtttttataaaattgtggaccagattcgtggtcagaccatataatggtcaaattaggccaatgtgtgccttgaatccagtagttagagcaatgttgtgctttgctcggggttagtgtgtgactgatcagcagcctaaccttggtttttaaaataaaagtataatatccaattctaaaccataatccattgttcacttgatttcataaccatattcacctgatgatcattattctcagttttgtcattgtgacttactgagctagttagctcatttgtgcgatattgtttatattctttccagttaaaaaggaaccagttggtagcgaggatccccagtccagcgcaagagctaggggttatggttgatcgagttaagctagcaggcttcttttgaataatttgagtttgtaaaagtttgtaataatgtttaatactcagtttcgAGTTTAAATATATGGGAtttgatcggtatgtaatatattagtgtgtttggcttgcgtgcatactttaacctgttgcgatccatggtagttggtaagtagggtcactgcatattattattatctttattattgttataagcaggttataaataaggtgtgtgtgtgtggaccccaaatttctgacccgggtttggagggcgccacaaaaatCATGTCCAAATGCAAAGGTATGTTACTAGTAATAAATTGAAGTAGATACGAGATATGACAGATGAATGGAAGTGATTGTAAATCTAACGGAAGATTGCGGTTTTGATTCAAAGTAATTAAAAGAATGTGGGCTACTATTTAATATTAGTCATCATTTTAAGATGAATTTTTTCATTTCAgtacatgtatgtatatatgcgAACTTATGACACATATTTATAGTGGTGATATAAATTTTACCGTCATTATAAATATGATTCTTAAAAGCACAATTAatcaatattttaaaattagatgATTATCTACGGCTAATTTTTGATAAACCAAGGTACATTGACCAACCATATATGGAAAAAATAACCTTATCGCAACATCTGAAATAATTAATATAACTTATAGTGTGGTATGTGACATACGAGAAATCGTGACAAAATCGTCACAGTTCTTCAACATTAGATATTGTCAATATATATCTAATTTCAAGAGCTCGTGGCAATACCATTTTTAAATGATTAACATTTATAGTTGTTTAAATGAGAGCTAACCATTGTCACTATACAAGGATAATCTTTCATGATTATTTAGTCACCAGTGGTTgtcaaatatttatattaaatcgTTTATTAATGTTATACGTGTCTCAACTTCCTAGATAAGTCAATTGTACTCAGAAACGTTTAGATAATGAACCAACGTTTGTACAAGTCATTGAATTTTTTAAAAGAACCAATATTACCCAGTTTAATAGTTACATTGCATTATTTCTTGTAACATTTTCATACTATACAATATTTATCAAATAAAAATGAGACATTCAAATCTACAGTTAAATCACTTTGAAGTAATAGTCTGAGGACTCATAAAAATACATTATTTTATCGAGAGTAAAAAAATACACTGTTTTCATTATATTGGGActaagaaaaatatatattattttagcGAGGTTGTTATTTTATCGCTAATTACTTAATCCAGGTTTAATTGTACTTAATCGAAGTTCAATTATATATAGTTGAACGACATTGAAATATTTTACTCCATAAGATCAATATACGCATAAGTATATAAAATTCTGATTATATGAATAAGAATGTGGCATGTGCTGCTGTGCATCACATTAGAGGTGAGATTCATAACTCTCGATCGTCATTTTCATCCTCCGTATCCAGTTGTTATGGAAAATTTTTGTCTCTAATAACTCCCTGCATGCTTGCAAGAAACATAAGAAAAAATTGATACAATTATCTTTACATAAATTTGATGTATTTGAGTCGTATTTAAAAAACTACATATATAAACACATAAGCCGAAGATATTTCCAAAATCTCCTCTTCATTCTTCGATTTAGTATATTTTTCAAACGTTACACTTCATTTAACATGTATATATAAACACACATAagctgaatatattttgtaaaattGCCTCTTCTTTCTTGAGTTTGAGTACAGTTTAATTTTCAGATTATGTGATATAAATGGGATATACCAATAAAATATACATATTATATTTTCATGACTCTCGATCGCCATTTTTCATACTTCAATTCGGTTATTATGGACATATTTAATCTCTGATTACTCTTTGTATGCTTGCAAGAAACATGCGAGAAATTTGATGCGATTATCTTTACATACCATTAAAAAATTTAGTTACTAAATCTTGGGTAAAACGTTCCATCTGTTCCTGAATAGCTTCTTTCAAAAAGACTTTTTGGGGGCTAAGATCCAAAGTATTGAGTCGTATTTAAAAAAGAAAACACATATAAGGTAATTCCAATGTGAATAATACATTAGCTAAGATTTTTCTCTACCATTTTAcaaattatttgattaaatttttatttatttgaaacaATTATTACTTCACCGTATGTATGTAATAAATTATGCATTACATTTTTTTGACATGTATATATTACACATAGATCAAAGATATTTCTGAAAATCGCTTCTTCATCCTTTGGTTTAAGTATATTTTTTAAACAGTATACTTTCTGTAACATATAACATGTATTATATATAAACACACATAAgccgaaaatatttttaaaagtgCCTCTTCATTATTGGGTTTAGTACATTTTATCATTTTCCGATCATGTGATTAATGGGATATTATATTATATCCCTTATATATAATAAGAGTAAAAAATTTCTTATCCAAAAATTTGGTCATGTACCGCCAAAAAAATCTCAACTGTTGatttgatataataaaaaataaatggTTAAGATTATCTTTTATTAGAATAAATATATTCTTAATACAATAATAGAAAAAGAATGAATACATTGTTCTTATATTATTCAAGCACCAATTACGAAACAACGTCATAATACAATCCTAAATAGAATGTGTTTAGAGATTTAACCAATCATAAATATACAAAGATTACATTGTTCAACTATTAttcaaaaatcaaaatatgaTACAATGATAAAACATTATATAGAATATATAATTAGATATTATACTATATATAACCATAATCCAGTTCACCAtttgtgtatctctcaatatatgCATATTTGTTGAAATAATATTAGAATAAATTatcaaaaatcaaaaatattgtaataaaataaaaaataacgaTATGTGTATATTAAAAAATTGtaaaaacaaattttaaatattaaaccATATATCGCACATGATATAAACTATACCGAATAAAATATACCAATTATGTTTGGTTggataataaaaatattattaccGAATAAAATATGCAAATTTGGTCGGTGggataataaaaatattattaccGAATAAAATATGCAAATTATGGTTGGTGggataataaaaatattattattgtgATAGATACAACATACAAGTTACTATATATTTGGTACCCCGTATCCTTGTGTCACACTCACACCAATCCGAGATGAATCCCAATTCTGTACCAAACCCTAACACCCCTCAGACGCAAACCCCCCTTATGGACAACCTTAAGCCCACTAATCAAGACGAGGAAGACGACGATGTTGCCTCCTCAAAAACCCTAACCGACACTGATATCAAAGATGAGCCTCTCGTGTCCGAAGAATTGTCTGATTTCGACACCACCCACCAAGATTTTCTCCCCAAAGATTCCCCCAATTTCACCAGAATCTCCGACAATTCCGATGAAGATGAAGACGAAACTGAAACAAACCCTGTTAAGAAACACAAGACCTTGTCTGATGAAGCGGTGGTTTTGGACACACCGGCGCTTAAACCGAGCTTGAAAGCTGCGATTAAAAAGTCGAAAAAGAAGGGTAATGTTCAGTGTATTTGGACTAGGCCTAGTACGAGAAAGGGGAAGAAGAAGCCCAAGAGTGCGAATAATGGGAGCAATGGGAGTGGTCAGAAGGAGGATTTTGTTAGGATTACTCCGTTGCCGCGGTTTCCTGATAAGAATGATGATGATCCGGAGATGAAGATTTGTCTTTCCAAGGCGTATAAGGCGGAGAAAGTTGAGCTGAGTGAGGATAGATTGAGTGCTGGGAGTTGTAAAGGGTATAGGATGGTGAGGAGTACTAGAGGTGTTACTGAAGGTGCTTGGTATTTCGAGATTAAGGTGGTTAAGTTGGGAGTTACTGGGCATACTAGGCTGGGGTGGTCGACGGAGAAAGGGGATTTGCAGGCTCCGGTTGGGTATGATGGGAATAGTTTTGGGTATAGAGATCTGGATGGGTGTAAGATACATAAGGCTTTGAGAGAGAAGTATGGGGAAAAAGGGTATGAACAAGGTGATGTTATTGGGTTTTATATCAATTTGCCGGAGGGGAATTTGTATACTCCGAAGATGCCTGAAGTTGTTTGGTACAAGGGGCAGAAATATGCTTGTGCACCTGATCCTAAACAGGATCCACCTAAAGTGATTCCTGGTACATTTCATTTAAGTCTATATATATTTGATCATAACTCATAAGTTTATTTTTATGTTTTCTAATTTCAATTTTACAGTCTTATACGATGTATGTTAGTTTTTGTTTGTTTTCTACACAAAGGTAAGCTTAGTATGCTTAGTATATATAAATGTGTGCAACTATATATAAATGTACTGCGTGCATTTTACACAAAGGTAAGCTTAGTATGCTTAGTATATATAAATGTGTGCAACTATATATAAATGTACTGCCCGCGTTTTATGGGTTTAATAAATGTATATATAAATGTGCGAAAGTATATATAAATGTGTgcaactatatatatatgtgtgcaACTAACATACGATGTATGTTAGTTTTTGTTTGTTTTCTACACAAAGGTAAGCCAAGTATGCTTAGTATATATAAATGTGTGCAACTATATATAAATGTACACTGCGCGCGTTTTATGGGTTTAATAAATGTTTATATAAATGTGCGCAAGTATATATAAATGTACTGCGCGCGCTTTTTATGTGGTGGATCTGACAAATGCTTAAGGATAATTTATTGCGGAAACATAAGGATTCATATTAGTGAACAAATTTATATGAATAGTAATTACCTAAAGTGAAACTCTTATTGAGAGGCCATAAACATGAATGTATATGATGATGAAGAGACGTGTCACGGTAATGACTTGTACTTTAGTAGGGAGTTTACCAATAAAGATGATATGTAATTCAAAATACAAACTTTAGTATGCCCCAGTTTGGAATGTTGAGTGTTTGGCTAGGATTTGTATAACGTATTTGTTATCGTATATGTTACCTATTGACTAGTCAGACCTCCCTACCTACTTGCACCATATGTTCCTTCATTTTCTTTACAAAAGCCTTAGTCCCTCTTTGTTTCCATTTAGTACCTATGATGTTTCTAGTATCTTATTTATATTATACAATTAGCACGTTATTATATTTGATGTCTAAATCAATATGTTGTTAATAGCTCAATGCTAAACATGATCCTGATCTTGCTTTTCAAATGTAATAATTTTAGCTTTATTTTTTGCAGGAAGTGAGATATCTTTCTTCAAAAATGGGATTTGTCAAGGGGTTGCGTTTAAGGAGCTCTATGGTGGTCGGTACTACGCTGCTGCTTCGATGTACACCCTTCCAAATCAACCTAATTGCGTTGTGAAGTTCAACTTTGGCCCTGATTTTGAATCATTTCCCCAAGACTTTAATGGTCGACCTCTTCCAAGGCCAATGATTGAAGTTCCTTATCATGGCCTTGACAACAGTTATGAGAACGGTGTGTCAGATGATACAAAAAATTAGTTATGCTATTTTTTACTGTTTTGCAGCGCATTGCTAAATTTTGGCTTTTGACGCTTACATTTTTGTAACGTGACATTCTTTCAGCTGATTATTGTAAACTCTCATTTCTTTAGAGGAAACCATTGAATTAATTGGCTATCTTCTTGAATTTAGAATTTTGAGACGTGAAATGTTTCTTTAAGTAGTTAAGTTGCTGCTTTGTAGTTTTACAAAGTATATGGTTCAACTTATAAGGAGTCTTTCCTTCTGCAAAAGTGTGCCTAGGTGAATTATATGAATTTTCTACAGATAAGATAACTGCATTCTTCCAGTTAATGCATTGCATGAACATCTGCAACAGAGGGAGAATATATATTAATTATCTTTTTTTTTTCTGTTTTTGCCTTGATGTAAGATGTAGTACATGCTTCGGTCTTTGTTAGTGGTGGATATAAAGTTCCAAGTTGACCACCGTCTTTTGAAGTCATGTGGCCCAGGATTTGTAAGGACGTAAAGTGCTTAAGAAGTTATATTGGACTTCTAAACTAGAAATGTCCATGCCCCTGAAGGAATTGGATTTCTTTGCTGTATTGTCCCatctttttttatttattattttcactTAAGTATGTTGCTGGTGGTGGTTTTGTTATTGCTGTTCCTTGTAATAATCATGAGCAGTTATTACTTAAGTGGCAATCTTCAGAAGGATAGAAAGTATCTTATTCTTTGTAGGGAtacaaataatataaaatttatttctGATTACAGGCAAACCTTTGGCAGCTGCCCCCAGAATGTTCCCAATGCTGAAGTTGGTCAAGGAGCAAGACATTAAAATTTCAGAAGACACAATTGAATAAGCTTTTCCTATCTAAAGTATCCAGAAAGGTAATACACTTTGTGGCCTGTTTCTTTATTATTGCTTATACAATATGTGTGCAAGTTTAAACTTTACTTTTTGAATTAATAGGGAAAATTATCTTTGTAAACTTGGGCTACTGTCTGTCAGTTAGCATGTGATAGCTAGTACTCCTGTATTATCTTATCCTTTTGTGCTGATGTCCAAGGTTAGAAGGCATAAGGTGGTACAACCTAGAGCTTCTAATTT is a window from the Apium graveolens cultivar Ventura chromosome 1, ASM990537v1, whole genome shotgun sequence genome containing:
- the LOC141668516 gene encoding protein TRAUCO, whose translation is MNPNSVPNPNTPQTQTPLMDNLKPTNQDEEDDDVASSKTLTDTDIKDEPLVSEELSDFDTTHQDFLPKDSPNFTRISDNSDEDEDETETNPVKKHKTLSDEAVVLDTPALKPSLKAAIKKSKKKGNVQCIWTRPSTRKGKKKPKSANNGSNGSGQKEDFVRITPLPRFPDKNDDDPEMKICLSKAYKAEKVELSEDRLSAGSCKGYRMVRSTRGVTEGAWYFEIKVVKLGVTGHTRLGWSTEKGDLQAPVGYDGNSFGYRDLDGCKIHKALREKYGEKGYEQGDVIGFYINLPEGNLYTPKMPEVVWYKGQKYACAPDPKQDPPKVIPGSEISFFKNGICQGVAFKELYGGRYYAAASMYTLPNQPNCVVKFNFGPDFESFPQDFNGRPLPRPMIEVPYHGLDNSYENGKPLAAAPRMFPMLKLVKEQDIKISEDTIE